ATTGTACGAGCGAAACTGGATGAATCGTTGGAAGATGTCCCTCCTCCACGAAGGCGAGGGTTCCATCACCACCGTCAAATGGAGAGCCAACCTCATCGCTTGGGCTAACAATGTGGTCCGTCTGTCTACCTCTGGAATCTTCATTTGTATGTTAGTTGAAAACTGAAAGTCATTGGTTTTGGGTCAGGGCGTCAAAATCTACGACATCAGCACCAAGCAGCGAATCACCAACGTTCTGCGTGACAATGTCACCTTGAGGCCAGACATGTACCCGTGCAGCCTGTGTTGGAAAGACAACAGCACCCTCATCGTGGGATGGGGGACGTCCATCAAGGTTCGGAACGAGGTGGCCATTTTGTGAGGGGACATTTGTGTCATTTGATGTCTTTTCTCGTAGATTTGTGTCGTCAAGGAGCGAAATCCGACGGATATGAGGGATCTGCCCAGCCGTTATGTGGAAATAGGTATAGGAAAATTATAGCGTGTTTGCTTTTCAaatcaatgacattttttggcTTTGCAGTTTCCGCCTTCGAGACGGAATTCTACATCAGCGGACTAGCTCCGTTAGCCGATCAGCTGGTCACCTTGTTCTATGTCAAGGAGAACCCCGAGCACATGGTATGGCGACGACACAACACATCTACGTCGCTCGCTTTTGGTATTTTTGACCTTTGCTCATCTCCAGGATGAAGAATTCCTGGCGCGGCCTCGCTTAGACATCATTCAACCTCTTCACGAAACTTGCGAGGAAATCTCCTCGGACGCGTTAACCGTGCGCAACTACCAGGACAACGAATGTCGTGACTACCGACTCGGTCAGACCGCAGTACTGTCAAATCAGATTAAATATCTGTGACactgacagttttttcccccaaacagAACATTCCGAAGGCGAATCGCTGTTCTACATCATCAGCCCCAAAGACGTCGTCGTTGCTAAGGAGCGCGACCAAGACGACCACATCGACTGGTTGCTGGAGAAGAAAAAGTACGAGGAAGCGCTGATGGCTGCCGAAATCAGCTTCAAGAACATCAAGAGGCACGACGTCAAGAAGATCGGGATGGCTTACATCAACCACCTGGTTGAGAAGGGCGACTACGACAGCGCCGCCAGGTTGATTTCGAACAATAAAATCTGGCCATTTCTTTCAACTTATTTAATGCGCATTTTTCTCATAGGAAATGCCAAAAGATTCTCGGTAAAAACATGGAATTGTGGGAAAACGAGGTGTACCGATTCAAAACCATCGGACAGTTGAAGGTAAGTCTGAATGCAAATCTTTGCAAATTACCGTTAAAATGGCAATTCTTGTCTTCAATTGTAGGCCATCAGTCAGTATTTACCCAGAGGCGACCTACGACTTCGTCCCGCCATCTACGAAATGATTTTGCATGAATTTCTCAAGACGGACTACGAGGTATTTGCAGTCCGGGCGACGTTTAAGCCGATTGACGAGTAAAAGGTCAAAATGTTGTTCTACTGCCGCTCAGGGTTTCGCTACGTTGATCCGGGAATGGCCGGGAGAGCTTTACAACAACATGGCCATTGTGCAAGCGGTCACCGACCACCTGACCAAGAACCCTATGAACAGCACGTTGCTCACTACCTTGGCCGAGCTGTGAGTCATAATTAAACAcgtgctgccattgacggggctcGACGTTTAATTCATCTGAAcaaatttgaacttttttttttcttttacatcgggcaaattcaaaataaacatgCGTGAAATGTTTTGCTTGGTGATTTAAcaaattctttatttttcctgtttatttatttagtttatggtacaaatcagtttttttccccagctaCACGTATGACCAGCGCTACGACCGAGCTCTGGAAATCTACTTGCGTCTACGCCACAAGGACGTTTACCAACTCATCCACAAGCACAACCTCTTCTCTTCCATCGAGGATAAAATCGTGCTCCTCATGGACTTTGACAAAGAGGTTTGTTTGTCCCACGTCTCGTCGCTTTCCCGTGCTTGCGTTTtcttcaatacattttttttctgggggcaGAAAGCCGTCGACATGCTTCTGGACAATGAAGACAAAATATCAGTGAGTGCACATAATCATGTTTAATGTCAATTCTGACACTAATAgctttttgggttgttttcttCAGATTGACAGGGTGGTTGAAGAACTTGCAGACAGACCTGAGCTCCTGCATGTGGT
This Stigmatopora argus isolate UIUO_Sarg chromosome 17, RoL_Sarg_1.0, whole genome shotgun sequence DNA region includes the following protein-coding sequences:
- the vps41 gene encoding vacuolar protein sorting-associated protein 41 homolog isoform X3; its protein translation is MARAEESRKSSEEFTDESEEEESEEEPKLKYERLSNGVTEILQSDAASCMTVHDKFLALGTHFGKVFLLDIQGNVTQKFEISLVKINQISLDESGEHVGICSEDGKVQVFGLYTREGFHENFDCPVKVVALHPQFSKSNCKQFVTGGNKLLLYERNWMNRWKMSLLHEGEGSITTVKWRANLIAWANNVGVKIYDISTKQRITNVLRDNVTLRPDMYPCSLCWKDNSTLIVGWGTSIKICVVKERNPTDMRDLPSRYVEIVSAFETEFYISGLAPLADQLVTLFYVKENPEHMDEEFLARPRLDIIQPLHETCEEISSDALTVRNYQDNECRDYRLEHSEGESLFYIISPKDVVVAKERDQDDHIDWLLEKKKYEEALMAAEISFKNIKRHDVKKIGMAYINHLVEKGDYDSAARKCQKILGKNMELWENEVYRFKTIGQLKAISQYLPRGDLRLRPAIYEMILHEFLKTDYEGFATLIREWPGELYNNMAIVQAVTDHLTKNPMNSTLLTTLAELYTYDQRYDRALEIYLRLRHKDVYQLIHKHNLFSSIEDKIVLLMDFDKEKAVDMLLDNEDKISIDRVVEELADRPELLHVYLHKLFKRDHHKGQKYHEKQIGLYAEFDRPNLLPFLRDSTHCPLEKALEVCQQRHFVEETVFLLSRMGNCKRALQMIMKELEDVDKAIEFAKEQDDAELWEDLITYSIDKPPFITGLLNNIGTHVDPILLIHRIKEGMEIPDLRDSLVKILHDYNLQIMLREGCKKILVADSLSLLQKMHRTQTRGIMMDEENICESCHVTILPSDMAKSFSVVVFHCRHMFHKECLPSTGTTPGLQFCNICSAKRRGPGSEFLGMKQ
- the vps41 gene encoding vacuolar protein sorting-associated protein 41 homolog isoform X1; the protein is MARAEEGRKASKEFTDESESRKSSEEFTDESEEEESEEEPKLKYERLSNGVTEILQSDAASCMTVHDKFLALGTHFGKVFLLDIQGNVTQKFEISLVKINQISLDESGEHVGICSEDGKVQVFGLYTREGFHENFDCPVKVVALHPQFSKSNCKQFVTGGNKLLLYERNWMNRWKMSLLHEGEGSITTVKWRANLIAWANNVGVKIYDISTKQRITNVLRDNVTLRPDMYPCSLCWKDNSTLIVGWGTSIKICVVKERNPTDMRDLPSRYVEIVSAFETEFYISGLAPLADQLVTLFYVKENPEHMDEEFLARPRLDIIQPLHETCEEISSDALTVRNYQDNECRDYRLEHSEGESLFYIISPKDVVVAKERDQDDHIDWLLEKKKYEEALMAAEISFKNIKRHDVKKIGMAYINHLVEKGDYDSAARKCQKILGKNMELWENEVYRFKTIGQLKAISQYLPRGDLRLRPAIYEMILHEFLKTDYEGFATLIREWPGELYNNMAIVQAVTDHLTKNPMNSTLLTTLAELYTYDQRYDRALEIYLRLRHKDVYQLIHKHNLFSSIEDKIVLLMDFDKEKAVDMLLDNEDKISIDRVVEELADRPELLHVYLHKLFKRDHHKGQKYHEKQIGLYAEFDRPNLLPFLRDSTHCPLEKALEVCQQRHFVEETVFLLSRMGNCKRALQMIMKELEDVDKAIEFAKEQDDAELWEDLITYSIDKPPFITGLLNNIGTHVDPILLIHRIKEGMEIPDLRDSLVKILHDYNLQIMLREGCKKILVADSLSLLQKMHRTQTRGIMMDEENICESCHVTILPSDMAKSFSVVVFHCRHMFHKECLPSTGTTPGLQFCNICSAKRRGPGSEFLGMKQ
- the vps41 gene encoding vacuolar protein sorting-associated protein 41 homolog isoform X2 codes for the protein MAGVEESRKSSEEFTDESEEEESEEEPKLKYERLSNGVTEILQSDAASCMTVHDKFLALGTHFGKVFLLDIQGNVTQKFEISLVKINQISLDESGEHVGICSEDGKVQVFGLYTREGFHENFDCPVKVVALHPQFSKSNCKQFVTGGNKLLLYERNWMNRWKMSLLHEGEGSITTVKWRANLIAWANNVGVKIYDISTKQRITNVLRDNVTLRPDMYPCSLCWKDNSTLIVGWGTSIKICVVKERNPTDMRDLPSRYVEIVSAFETEFYISGLAPLADQLVTLFYVKENPEHMDEEFLARPRLDIIQPLHETCEEISSDALTVRNYQDNECRDYRLEHSEGESLFYIISPKDVVVAKERDQDDHIDWLLEKKKYEEALMAAEISFKNIKRHDVKKIGMAYINHLVEKGDYDSAARKCQKILGKNMELWENEVYRFKTIGQLKAISQYLPRGDLRLRPAIYEMILHEFLKTDYEGFATLIREWPGELYNNMAIVQAVTDHLTKNPMNSTLLTTLAELYTYDQRYDRALEIYLRLRHKDVYQLIHKHNLFSSIEDKIVLLMDFDKEKAVDMLLDNEDKISIDRVVEELADRPELLHVYLHKLFKRDHHKGQKYHEKQIGLYAEFDRPNLLPFLRDSTHCPLEKALEVCQQRHFVEETVFLLSRMGNCKRALQMIMKELEDVDKAIEFAKEQDDAELWEDLITYSIDKPPFITGLLNNIGTHVDPILLIHRIKEGMEIPDLRDSLVKILHDYNLQIMLREGCKKILVADSLSLLQKMHRTQTRGIMMDEENICESCHVTILPSDMAKSFSVVVFHCRHMFHKECLPSTGTTPGLQFCNICSAKRRGPGSEFLGMKQ